CGCCTTCCGTATTGCATCGGATGCCGGATATAGAAAAGGCTTTGCACCATGGAAATTAAGAATTTCAACAATATTCGGAGGATGATCCTGATTCGGGTCCTCCTGGTTCCGTTTTTCACCATGATGCTTGTGTTTGGGACCCTCATATACTACTACGCGACCAACCTTCATAAACGTGTTCAGGAAAAACTCGCGTATATCGCCGAAGGGCATCGCGACCTGATCGAGCAATTCTTTCGAGAGCGCGCATTTGACCTTCAACAGGTTGCCTGCGCCAACAGCTTTGAGGAGCTCACATCTGAGGGACGGTTGACCGAGGTGTTCGATCAATTGCAGAAGCGTTCGCCGACCTTCTTCGATATCGGGGTCTTCGATGACGATGGTATCCACGTTGCTTATGTGGGGCCGTATTCCTTGGAGGGCAGGAATTACGCTCAGGCAGAGTGGTTCCCTCAGGCTCAGGAAAAGGACGTCTACATTTCAGACGTATTTCTCGGCAACCGCAATATCCCGCACTTCGTTATCGTCCACCGTCAGGAAGAGAACGATCGTGTATGGTACTTGCGGGCGACCATCGACACGTTCCTTTTCAACAACCTTGTTGAAAACATACGAATTGGGAAAACCGGAGAGGCATATCTTGTCAACGAGAATGGGCTGTTCCAGACGCGGCGACGTTCGGGGGGAGGTCTCATGGAGACCGATCCTGACCGAGCCACCTATCAAGTCGAAGCGAGCGACATCGTCTCGTTTACAGCCGAAGATCACGCGGGAGAGCGTTATGTGTACGCCACGGGACGATTACCCTCAACCGGTTGGCTCTGGGTAGTTCGTCAGGAGGTCGCAGACGCCCATGCGTCGCTCATACGAGCCGTGCTTATCGGACTCTATATTATCGTGGCCGGAGGGGCCATAGTGGTGACGACCGCCTTTCTTCTCGCCTCCAAAGTAGCCAATCAACTGACGGTCTGCGACCTTGAAAGACGCCGGATGGGCTGCCAGTTGATCATGGCGGGCAAGTTGGCTGAGGTGGGAGAGATGAGCGCGGGCGTGGCTCACGAAATCAACAATCCGCTTCAGGTGATGAAGTCGGAAGAGACCTTGATAAAAGACATTCTGGACGAGCTTGAAGCGGATGGAAAACTTGATAATACCGAAAATATTCAAACGCTTCGCGAATCGATTGATCAGATAGGACTTCAAATTGATCGATGCAAACAGATAATTCAGGGTCTTCTGGGATTCGCGCGAAAAGACCAGGCAACGATACAACCCACTGACTTGCGGTCATTGATACCGAGCGTGGTCGGCATGATCGAGCACCGCGCACAGATGGAAAACATCCGGATCATCCAGGAATTCGAGTCCGATTTGCCACTGCTCCAAAGCGACGCAGCCCACCTTGAGCAGGTCTTGCTCAATCTGCTGAATAATGCAATCGACGCACTCAAACAAAAGAACGGGGGGGAAATTCGCGTCACCGCGCGGTCGAGTGGGGATGACATCATGATGACGGTGGCCGACAATGGCTGCGGCATCGCTCCCGAGCATATCGAGAAAATCTTTCTCCCGTTCTTTACCACTAAACCTGTGGGGCAGGGAACGGGTCTTGGCCTGAGCACCTGCTACGGCATTGTGGAAAACCTGGGCGGACAGATAACGGTTATGAGTGAATTGGATGCGGGCACCGCCTTCACTGTCCGCCTCCCAGTGGCTGGCCCACCCAGAAAGGCCAAAGACTGGCAAACGATTCACAAACAAGGGGGGGTGGCAAGATGAATTCCATAAACTTGTTGATAGTCGATGACGAAAAACGGTTCTTGTCCACAGCCAAGAGACTCTTGGACAAGCGCGGAATGGACACAACGATTTGTAGCAACGGGCCGGACGCGCTGAAGATACTGGAAGAGTGTTCCATTGATGTGGTGCTCCTGGACATCAAGATGCCCGGCGGGATTGACGGGATGGAGTTGTTGCGAAGGATCAGACAGGAGCGCCCGGACATTGAGGTAATCCTGCTCACCGGTCATGTTTCCGTGGAATCAGCAGTGGAGGGATTGAAGTTGGGCGCGTTTGACTACTTATTGAAACCGCTGACGATCTCCGAAATACAAGCGAAGGTGGAGGAGGCATTTGCAAGGAAACAAACAAAAAAAGAGGTGGCCCGCCGTGAGGAGGTCGACGAGGGCACGGATCGTCCCTTGACCGCAGGCACGAGAAGCACCGGCTAAGACGTTGCCTGTGAGGCCTCCGGGCGGATGGGAACACGCTGAAAGGAGCATTCAGTCATGAAGAAGAAGGGTATAATCCAGGTTTTGATCGTGGACGACGAGGATCGATTTCGATCCACAACCAAAACCAATCTTGAGAAACGCGGATTCGAAGTAAGAGCCGCGGCCACGGGAGCCGAGGCCATCGAAGAGATAAGAAGGGACGAGGTTGACGTAGTCGTTCTCGATGTGAAAAT
The nucleotide sequence above comes from Candidatus Abyssobacteria bacterium SURF_5. Encoded proteins:
- a CDS encoding sensor histidine kinase, with product MEIKNFNNIRRMILIRVLLVPFFTMMLVFGTLIYYYATNLHKRVQEKLAYIAEGHRDLIEQFFRERAFDLQQVACANSFEELTSEGRLTEVFDQLQKRSPTFFDIGVFDDDGIHVAYVGPYSLEGRNYAQAEWFPQAQEKDVYISDVFLGNRNIPHFVIVHRQEENDRVWYLRATIDTFLFNNLVENIRIGKTGEAYLVNENGLFQTRRRSGGGLMETDPDRATYQVEASDIVSFTAEDHAGERYVYATGRLPSTGWLWVVRQEVADAHASLIRAVLIGLYIIVAGGAIVVTTAFLLASKVANQLTVCDLERRRMGCQLIMAGKLAEVGEMSAGVAHEINNPLQVMKSEETLIKDILDELEADGKLDNTENIQTLRESIDQIGLQIDRCKQIIQGLLGFARKDQATIQPTDLRSLIPSVVGMIEHRAQMENIRIIQEFESDLPLLQSDAAHLEQVLLNLLNNAIDALKQKNGGEIRVTARSSGDDIMMTVADNGCGIAPEHIEKIFLPFFTTKPVGQGTGLGLSTCYGIVENLGGQITVMSELDAGTAFTVRLPVAGPPRKAKDWQTIHKQGGVAR
- a CDS encoding response regulator; this translates as MNSINLLIVDDEKRFLSTAKRLLDKRGMDTTICSNGPDALKILEECSIDVVLLDIKMPGGIDGMELLRRIRQERPDIEVILLTGHVSVESAVEGLKLGAFDYLLKPLTISEIQAKVEEAFARKQTKKEVARREEVDEGTDRPLTAGTRSTG